AAGGTTAAACAATTCATTAAACAATACCTAATCAAAATATTAATGGAGGTGGGCCATATCACTTTAACATCTAAACCActactccttaatctccgtgcccaaatgaattGTGTCTtaaatattgggacggagggagtaatacattATCATCAAACTAGTTCCAAAAATTTAATTCAAACTGTGCAATCAATGATGTAAGAAGCGCACCGCTGCTTTTGAGCATGAGAGAGAATATCAAAGTTTAATTTGTATTTTCCCCATCCACAATAAGTGTGATGTGGATGAGAAGgcaaaatttttaaaaaatgttgaGATATGTTTATAAAGTCATAAATTGGAGAAAAGGAACGCATCAAAATTGATTTGTtacataattaataaataatttgtgaaATAGTTTTTTGTAAGCATTGTGTGTGAATATGGTAAAAATTATaaagtgaattttaaaaatagccactttgaaataataaaaataaaaattatccacgaagataaaaaatttaaaaattgaccaCAATTATCATTTTACCCTTCACATAAAAAACGTAAAAATTATCCACcgaattcaaattcacaaccaagtctattcttaattgtgaattctaactttaaaacttgaattcacaactgataTCTtagttttgattgtgaattcgagttttaaaacttgaattcacaactagaaataatgttagtcgtgaattcaagtttttaaGCTtgagcttgaattcacaactctaattcacgactaacactatttctagtttgtgaattcaagctttgaaACTCGAATTCACTACTAGCACAATTTCAAACTGtgaaatcaaattttaaaacttgaattcacaaccaacaccaacgattcagttgtgaattcatcaaattagttgtgaattgaagAACATTAACAACTCAAACTCACCTTTATATTCGCAGCTTCAGAATTTGATATTTTCATGTCAAAAATTTACAAAATAGAAATACACAAATAtacaaaatcattaaaaatataacaataaatGTTGGTGAAACTTCATTAGATTGTGAAATGAAATGATACAACAAATTAAAACCCCCCATTCGAAATTTACATAACCTAATCTTTGCAAGGTCTCGTTGAAGcaacaatttaaatttaaaggTCTACAAAGCGTGCACCAATAAGGTGTTCTCCGTCGTTTGTAAAAATCACAGAAGCTGGTCTACTTGGCTCAGGGCTGCGGCGCTGCAACATTTCTTCATAagtatttatttgttttgtttgtttttcctTGTGTTGGAAGTTATGTGAATGAATAAAAGGTGATGGGCAGAGGTGGCATGTTGGATGAtcattgagagagagagagagggaaccGGAGAGAGAAAGGGACGTAAGAttagagaaagaggagagagagagaagtagcGAGTGGAGAGAGATGGAACGAAAAAATGTAAGATTGTTAGAATTTgcggtatttttttttttaattttttagggCATGGGTAGTTTTGATTGTTTGCACAAAAAGTGActaattttaagttttaaatttGACTAgacaaattttaagtttattataataaataggtcaattccatatatatattgaCTCAAAATTATAATGGCATCTGTCTTAAAATAGAAAGATCATGGACGACGAAACTGACAAAAAGATCAAACTTATCATGGACGAAaggaatattattttattaaaatttaagatTGGAGGATATAAGGGTATATtagtatatttatattatttttatttttgttttatttataaataagaaGTAGTGAGTAAATTAGGTGCTATGTTTAGAATTATCCTTTTAATTTCTATACTTTTTATTGGTTTGCACCATTTCCCGGATATTTGTAGATTCTCATCAATTCCAGTATTCAAGTTACTCACCAAGTCCAGTGCCTTCAAATTTTACACCTGAAGATAAACGAAAAAGGCAGGAAATGGAAAGAAGATTAGGGCGGAAAGTGGAGATGTAGAGAACATTTTCCAAAGGAAGGAGTTGAGGATGCTGAAGAACCGTAACATGTCATGACACATGTGTCGAGAATACAACATATATTTTCATAGCTTCACCATGGCTTTAGAAGAAGCATATTCAGAGAATAATGCTTCTTAGGGTAGTTTCCATTGAAACAATGCAACTTGCAACTTGCTATTTGCtaagtttctttttcttttctcgagCCGCTCCAGAAGTCTGCCCAGTAACTGGTGGTGCTGATTTTGTTTTTCAAATAACCATTTTAATTATACATGAAGAAGAAAACCCAATCATGTTCTTAATAGCTGTAATCAGTGAAATAAGATCGTATAGAGAGGAACGCTACAGACATGACTATAACTCAAAGGGAAGAAACAAAATCTACAACAATCTCACAATGAGCCGCCGAGCATTATTAAAACCTTACCAAAGTACATATCCACTCGAGGAAACAAACATTCAGTTATAGGTGCTAGGAGCAAACCTTGTGTACCACTTCCAAACCACAGTCAAATCTTTATACGGAAAATAACCAACCTAAATTAATATTTGTTGACTAAAacttaaaatcaaattaatatggATTGGAAATTTTGAGAATGATAGTGGTGCAAGCTTTACCTGAGTGGATGCTAATCATGGATGACAATTGAAGGGACATGGCGGATTTTGTAAAAATCGTCTCCTGATGCCGAAACCCTTTTCCCCAACTCCGGCATTTCTGAAATTATGACTATTTCCAGAGTAGAAATGCAACTCAATCCATCTGGAACCATCTCGAGATGAGGGCAACATTGGATATGTATTCCAAAAAGAAGTGGCATGGCTCCTTGCTCCACTCTCCACTCCCTCAACCTTGGTAAACGATCTAATACAAGACTCTTGAGGCGAGGAAAACTGAATGCAGGGCACCTCATCTCCTCCCCAACAAATGATCTCTGCCTTAAATACAATTCAACTAAGCAAGGAAGCCTTCCCAGTATTCCCATAGGATCATCCTCAATTTCACAAAAAGACAAGCTCAACGTAGCAAGTTTTGAGCTAATGAAGTCGCTACTCACTGGTAGCTCCCCCAACTCAATAGAAATTCCCAAGTAATTAAGAATGGGACACGTGAATAATTGCTTCAAGATCATCAGCCCTTCCTCACTTGTTACCTGGCAACCATCTTTAATCTCAACTGCACAATACTGTAACTTGTTCCAGTTTGTAGCAATGGCGTTGACAATAGCTGACAAGCTTTCATTGTCGTGAATTTCTGCTGAAAAACGTCGCAGATTCTTCATTCTAGTAATACGTTTTAATTCATGCACAGAACTATCTAACCCCATCAAACTCTCCAACTCATCTACACCCTCATCCAATCTCAATCGATAATTTCCAATTGTTTCCTTATCATAATCAGGAAGGACCAAGTGTTTCAATCGGAACAACTTGTTCAACACATTGGGAACTCGAACATTCGATGAACCAAATAAATCAAGAGTATCTAAGTAGACGAAATTTCTTATGGAAGATGGTAGCTTATCGAGTTCACATCTTTGTAAACGCAAACTTCTAAGGTGAACAAGATTTGTGATTTCTCTAGGCAACTTTCTCCCTACAAATCTGAACCTCTCAATAACTAGATCtctgagcaatttgaatttctgaAAATTAACTATACTTTGAGGAGGAaattcaaaaatacccaaatctTCATGAATGATCATTCGAAAAGATCTTAAATGTTTGCTGGTATCTTCTGCACTAGTGATTGTAAGCCCCTCATGTTCCAGTTCAACTTCTTCTTTGAAATGGATAACCAAATGTCGTATTTTAGTGTGCAACAACACTCCTGGTGGTAAGGTACTAAATTTCCTACCTTGATACTCCAAAATTTGCACACCAAAGTCCTCCTTTTCCCCCATTTTCAAACATAGTGCCCGTACTACATCATGAAGTTTGCATCTCCGATATTTTCTTGAAGGTATAAGATCATCAATTTCAACTTGGACGATGGACCTAGAGGCCAACTCACTTAAGTAGAGCTCGGCAATGTCCATTAAAGTTTCATCCCTTCCTCGAATATTCTCATTTGAAACCATGCCTTGTGCTATCCACATCAGATATAGATGATCAACATATATGCTTTCGTCCTCTTTGAATACACCCATATAGAGAAAGCACGGCTTCAAATAATAAGGTAGATTTTCATAGCTTAAATTTAGCACTGCATCAATTTCACTGTCCCTTCCATCGTGGCCTTCACctctatatataaatgtattgATATTATCATTTACTAATTCCCAATCCCTGATAGAACTTTTCTTTCTCAAGACCCCACCAAGTAAGGAAATTGCTAATGGCAAATAGCCACATTTCTGTACCATTTCCTTCCCAATCCTGTCTAATGCTTTTTCTTCGAATGCAAACTCTGTACACCAAAATTATGAATGCTAATTAATTTAAGAGTACTTGTAATTGACATAATCAAGATATATGTCAAATCATTGGCAGAGCACAAAATTCTAATTTGAATCTGTCCATTTAATTTGAATGAATTGAGAATCCACGATACAACAAAAAGCAACTGTTTGCAAGTAAATAAGTTTGATAATTAATTTGTATATTAAATTTCAATTAGAAAAAAATCAACTTTACATCAACGAGCAAAAATGCATTTGTGTGACACGAGTAACAACGTTATTATGCGTACTTCATATTTCATATTTCATTTTGTTCTTATAGtaacatttattatttttcattacaATTTATGAATCCAGTGTTAGACATTTAATTCACTTAATGTTTGAATATTCGTTTGCATTAAATAAGTATAATAAAtactaataaatatataaataagagAAA
The genomic region above belongs to Salvia miltiorrhiza cultivar Shanhuang (shh) chromosome 5, IMPLAD_Smil_shh, whole genome shotgun sequence and contains:
- the LOC131024184 gene encoding probable disease resistance protein At1g58602 isoform X2; amino-acid sequence: MGGEVKALEKQLKEMKYLLEDADRRRHESKTIGNWIAEIRDLVYKAEAAIEIHAARVSSRRRQGLKKLLGKYTCILKECYSLHQLATEVSGIKSELARIDKDMQENGIKRSIINATERSTTSDNQNWTRKTFPNFEIDDCFVGKQDDVKQIISLVVDDKEHRVISVWGMGGIGKTTIVKRVYNQIVETKKGCFESFAWVCITQQCRVRSTLEDVLKQLIPQINEEILSLSSMQQLSQKGEDLSSVSDTELIKRLCQVQRSKKCLIVLDDLWETSQWEGLKHAFHVQDLQSKILVTTRQKDVAEIGFSVELGLLNMKDARELLKKKAFPHGRSPEFAFEEKALDRIGKEMVQKCGYLPLAISLLGGVLRKKSSIRDWELVNDNINTFIYRGEGHDGRDSEIDAVLNLSYENLPYYLKPCFLYMGVFKEDESIYVDHLYLMWIAQGMVSNENIRGRDETLMDIAELYLSELASRSIVQVEIDDLIPSRKYRRCKLHDVVRALCLKMGEKEDFGVQILEYQGRKFSTLPPGVLLHTKIRHLVIHFKEEVELEHEGLTITSAEDTSKHLRSFRMIIHEDLGIFEFPPQSIVNFQKFKLLRDLVIERFRFVGRKLPREITNLVHLRSLRLQRCELDKLPSSIRNFVYLDTLDLFGSSNVRVPNVLNKLFRLKHLVLPDYDKETIGNYRLRLDEGVDELESLMGLDSSVHELKRITRMKNLRRFSAEIHDNESLSAIVNAIATNWNKLQYCAVEIKDGCQVTSEEGLMILKQLFTCPILNYLGISIELGELPVSSDFISSKLATLSLSFCEIEDDPMGILGRLPCLVELYLRQRSFVGEEMRCPAFSFPRLKSLVLDRLPRLREWRVEQGAMPLLFGIHIQCCPHLEMVPDGLSCISTLEIVIISEMPELGKRVSASGDDFYKIRHVPSIVIHD
- the LOC131024184 gene encoding probable disease resistance protein At1g58602 isoform X1; its protein translation is MAEAVVSFALQEIRNLLVEEGKLLSGMGGEVKALEKQLKEMKYLLEDADRRRHESKTIGNWIAEIRDLVYKAEAAIEIHAARVSSRRRQGLKKLLGKYTCILKECYSLHQLATEVSGIKSELARIDKDMQENGIKRSIINATERSTTSDNQNWTRKTFPNFEIDDCFVGKQDDVKQIISLVVDDKEHRVISVWGMGGIGKTTIVKRVYNQIVETKKGCFESFAWVCITQQCRVRSTLEDVLKQLIPQINEEILSLSSMQQLSQKGEDLSSVSDTELIKRLCQVQRSKKCLIVLDDLWETSQWEGLKHAFHVQDLQSKILVTTRQKDVAEIGFSVELGLLNMKDARELLKKKAFPHGRSPEFAFEEKALDRIGKEMVQKCGYLPLAISLLGGVLRKKSSIRDWELVNDNINTFIYRGEGHDGRDSEIDAVLNLSYENLPYYLKPCFLYMGVFKEDESIYVDHLYLMWIAQGMVSNENIRGRDETLMDIAELYLSELASRSIVQVEIDDLIPSRKYRRCKLHDVVRALCLKMGEKEDFGVQILEYQGRKFSTLPPGVLLHTKIRHLVIHFKEEVELEHEGLTITSAEDTSKHLRSFRMIIHEDLGIFEFPPQSIVNFQKFKLLRDLVIERFRFVGRKLPREITNLVHLRSLRLQRCELDKLPSSIRNFVYLDTLDLFGSSNVRVPNVLNKLFRLKHLVLPDYDKETIGNYRLRLDEGVDELESLMGLDSSVHELKRITRMKNLRRFSAEIHDNESLSAIVNAIATNWNKLQYCAVEIKDGCQVTSEEGLMILKQLFTCPILNYLGISIELGELPVSSDFISSKLATLSLSFCEIEDDPMGILGRLPCLVELYLRQRSFVGEEMRCPAFSFPRLKSLVLDRLPRLREWRVEQGAMPLLFGIHIQCCPHLEMVPDGLSCISTLEIVIISEMPELGKRVSASGDDFYKIRHVPSIVIHD